The Chloroflexota bacterium genome window below encodes:
- a CDS encoding membrane protein codes for MLSLRARMSRGALARFLVRLLVTTTGLFVFAVGVVLNLRSGSGLSPWQALHFGLTLHTPLSFGQASQVVGLVMLLAAWAAGVRPGLATIMNAVLVGLFTDLLLASGFIPHQELGLSGLLMLLLSLVASGLGIAVYIRGGLGAGPRDGFMLALMRLTGRGASPVRIGIEVGATVGGLLLGAPLGIGTILFALGLGPSVGFWFKVLGVKPPAKRQPAPQRT; via the coding sequence TTGCTGTCGTTGCGAGCGAGGATGTCGCGCGGGGCGCTCGCCCGGTTCCTGGTCCGGCTCCTGGTCACCACGACCGGCCTCTTCGTCTTCGCGGTTGGCGTGGTGCTCAACCTGCGGTCCGGCTCCGGTCTCTCGCCCTGGCAGGCGCTGCACTTCGGGTTGACCTTGCACACGCCGCTCTCATTCGGGCAGGCCAGTCAGGTGGTAGGCCTGGTGATGCTGCTGGCAGCCTGGGCCGCCGGCGTGCGGCCGGGCCTCGCTACGATCATGAACGCCGTGCTGGTCGGCCTGTTCACCGATCTGCTGCTGGCATCTGGGTTCATCCCGCATCAGGAGCTGGGACTGTCGGGCCTCCTGATGCTGCTGCTCTCGCTGGTTGCGTCGGGCCTGGGGATCGCCGTCTACATCCGAGGCGGCCTTGGCGCTGGCCCACGGGACGGATTCATGCTCGCCTTGATGCGGCTGACCGGGCGCGGTGCGTCCCCCGTCCGCATCGGGATCGAGGTCGGGGCGACGGTCGGCGGGCTGCTGCTCGGCGCGCCGCTCGGCATCGGCACGATCCTGTTTGCGCTCGGCCTGGGGCCGTCCGTGGGGTTCTGGTTCAAGGTGCTGGGCGTGAAGCCGCCGGCGAAGCGGCAGCCCGCACCACAACGGACGTGA
- a CDS encoding acyl-ACP desaturase, whose translation MPEERPQFREDRVAIPISPWEEEFGWRVEQAFWSYFNRSEDPEGWNRRWIVEKDVPWDDIKREPLSEDAATMIESFFAVESYLPDFAEKGLGYYRKMVGLTNSHINWSYEELKHGRTLQLILERSGARTADQTRRFRLDLAKNAWTMPYPTARQMLIYASFQEKETQRNYELLRGVLAAGGSFGAGQGLRIIGRDEAFHHAFYKDMVRMLLEYDEVGTAQDIEAVAKSFRMPAQHLMPNMEDRVRVMVRNKVFGKKQLMNEAINPTIKAFGFRDADELASVASARPKTNPDQKLILAPGEDAADDDDEGTPTLLGADGRPIFSNGAGSNDSH comes from the coding sequence GTGCCTGAAGAGAGGCCACAGTTTCGCGAGGATCGTGTAGCGATCCCGATCAGTCCCTGGGAAGAGGAGTTCGGCTGGCGCGTCGAGCAGGCGTTCTGGTCGTATTTCAACCGCTCGGAGGATCCAGAGGGCTGGAACCGCCGGTGGATCGTCGAGAAGGACGTGCCCTGGGACGACATCAAACGCGAGCCGCTCTCCGAAGACGCCGCGACGATGATCGAATCGTTCTTCGCTGTCGAGAGCTATCTGCCCGACTTTGCCGAGAAGGGGCTGGGCTACTATCGTAAGATGGTCGGCCTGACCAACTCGCACATCAACTGGAGCTACGAGGAGCTGAAGCACGGGCGGACGCTTCAGTTGATTCTGGAGCGTTCCGGCGCCCGGACCGCGGACCAGACGCGCCGCTTCCGCCTGGATCTCGCCAAGAACGCCTGGACGATGCCGTACCCGACGGCCCGCCAGATGCTGATCTACGCGTCGTTCCAGGAGAAGGAGACGCAGCGCAACTACGAGCTGCTGCGGGGCGTCCTTGCGGCCGGCGGCTCGTTCGGCGCGGGCCAGGGCCTGCGGATCATCGGTCGTGATGAGGCGTTCCACCACGCCTTTTACAAGGACATGGTCCGGATGCTCCTGGAATACGACGAAGTCGGGACGGCCCAGGATATCGAGGCGGTCGCCAAGAGCTTCCGGATGCCGGCCCAGCACCTGATGCCGAACATGGAAGACCGCGTTCGCGTGATGGTCCGCAACAAGGTGTTCGGCAAGAAGCAGCTGATGAACGAGGCGATCAATCCGACGATCAAGGCGTTCGGGTTCCGCGACGCGGACGAGCTGGCGAGCGTCGCTTCGGCCCGTCCCAAGACCAACCCTGACCAGAAGCTGATCCTTGCGCCCGGCGAGGACGCCGCCGACGACGACGACGAAGGAACGCCGACCCTGCTCGGCGCGGATGGCCGCCCGATCTTCAGCAACGGCGCCGGGAGCAACGACTCGCACTAA
- the pfkB gene encoding 1-phosphofructokinase, with the protein MNAPDRAAAVFDVVTVTLNPAIDETVTITNFEAGAVNRVEQVRMGPGGKGVNVAATLAALGLRVGVSGFLGRENAVPFESLFARLGIEDQFVRIEGQTRVGIKIVDPARQQTTDVNFPGQAPEPSDLAALRERLDALNAGWVVLAGSLPPGVPPRVYADLIEQLHARGRRVVLDTSGEALRHAIAAGPDVIKPNVHELEDLVGHPLADRAAVVAEARRLIAGGIGMVVVSLGAEGACFVTADEVVVARPPSVTVQSTVGGGDALVAGIVASRVRGTPLAACAQFATALALARITSTETGPVALSAVDAYLPRVAVQHDRPAATPVELPASAP; encoded by the coding sequence ATGAACGCACCGGACCGCGCCGCTGCTGTCTTCGACGTCGTGACCGTGACGCTCAACCCGGCCATCGACGAGACGGTGACGATCACCAACTTCGAGGCAGGCGCCGTCAACCGCGTCGAGCAGGTGCGGATGGGGCCGGGCGGCAAGGGCGTCAACGTCGCGGCGACGCTGGCCGCCCTCGGCCTGCGGGTCGGCGTGAGCGGCTTCCTCGGCCGTGAGAACGCCGTCCCGTTCGAGTCGCTGTTCGCGCGGCTCGGCATCGAGGATCAGTTTGTGCGGATCGAGGGGCAGACCCGCGTCGGCATCAAGATCGTCGATCCGGCCCGCCAGCAGACGACGGACGTGAACTTCCCCGGCCAGGCCCCCGAGCCGTCCGACCTGGCCGCCCTCCGCGAGAGGCTGGATGCCCTGAATGCCGGCTGGGTCGTGCTGGCGGGGAGCTTGCCGCCGGGCGTCCCGCCGCGCGTCTACGCCGACCTGATCGAGCAACTGCACGCGCGCGGCCGGCGCGTCGTGCTGGACACCAGCGGCGAGGCGTTGCGGCACGCCATCGCCGCCGGGCCAGACGTCATCAAGCCGAACGTCCACGAGCTTGAGGATCTGGTGGGCCATCCGCTGGCAGACCGTGCTGCCGTTGTCGCCGAGGCCCGCCGGCTGATCGCCGGTGGCATCGGGATGGTGGTGGTGTCGCTCGGGGCGGAGGGCGCGTGCTTCGTGACCGCCGACGAGGTGGTGGTCGCTCGTCCACCGTCCGTCACCGTCCAGAGCACGGTCGGCGGCGGCGATGCGCTGGTGGCCGGGATCGTGGCTTCGCGGGTGCGCGGCACGCCGCTGGCTGCGTGCGCTCAGTTCGCCACGGCGCTGGCGCTGGCACGGATCACCAGTACGGAGACCGGCCCGGTGGCACTGTCCGCTGTGGACGCGTATCTGCCACGGGTGGCCGTTCAGCACGATCGGCCGGCCGCCACACCGGTTGAGCTGCCGGCGTCCGCCCCCTGA